One segment of Alligator mississippiensis isolate rAllMis1 chromosome 13, rAllMis1, whole genome shotgun sequence DNA contains the following:
- the FAM83G gene encoding protein FAM83G isoform X1 has translation MAFSQVQCLDDSHVNWRSSESKPEFFYSEEQRLALEALVSRGPEAFYEVLKKENIRDFLSELELKRITETLEIYDPGSEYTSRRGSTPGDSEGDPNSQAAEQDMAPSLEYWPQRSDRSIPQLDLGWPESAAYRGVTRATVYMQPPINGQAHIKEVVRKMIFQAQKVIGVVMDMFTDVDIFKDLLEAGFRRKVAIYIIVDETNVKYFLQMCERAQMHAGHLKHLRVRSTGGTEFFTRSATKFKGALAQKFMFVDGDRAMCGSYSFTWSAARTDRNVITVLSGQVVEAFDKQFQELYLLSRGLSLKSIPMGEEPEPEPVALPSASPVTPANAVVKKLINPKYALVKAKSADQITKSSSEKQVTDSQNEVADGKSKALPGARTAAEQQSDVMELAPPIHPGLLNLEKANMFDYLPTWVEPDPEPGSEVLGYINIFDPKIKNVKLSQMNRIKVCDVAQANAQHRQMMKSKELEGNKSHGHESAPASASPREVAPVPMERAPMPRTRLDAKATEKKAGGPFANLAVSQHLRQPETHGTDARPPVPKPRTALVRNLTTKHDALCSNREGGRGQPQPAGPEQRHAEHEPCGNTQIAHAKATHHPQSPPAACIQNGLGGDEDDGDEYRTFSDHSCSESSAALSGRCSFASSTSGEYFEVRDRFGPLRRTNSDVIPNGIITHLPRKLSDPHISRGTFVSPLGSLPSAKNLTLEDVSAKWKKAVEEIRCVLRRGSSPHPILDGHGPYASNAVQGPHLFPYRSRNPACTGQGKESIPSTRQEKTPGASKGPEFEKTTAAPGNRLYWQSKRFSSSNNLLSQSHPRGTSKTLPLLPGCQRTEDEVRTPLGIPLSKLSQTKHLKNRAGGGPWAATDPKRKPQETRTHKDK, from the exons ATGGCtttctcccaggtgcagtgtctggATGACAGCCACGTCAACTGGAGGTCCAGCGAGTCCAAGCCTGAGTTCTTCTACAGCGAGGAGCAGAGGCTGGCCCTGGAAGCGCTGGTCTCCCGGGGGCCAGAGGCTTTCTATGAGGTCCtcaagaaggagaacatcagggaCTTCCTCTCCGAGCTGGAGCTGAAACGGATCACGGAGACTTTGGAAATCTATGACCCGGGCTCCGAGTACACCTCACGGCGCGGCAGCACCCCGGGGGACAGCGAAGGTGACCCCAACAGCCAGGCGGCCGAGCAGGACATGGCGCCGTCCTTGGAGTACTGGCCGCAGAGGTCCGACCGCTCCATCCCACAGCTGGACTTAGGCTGGCCTGAGAGCGCCGCTTACCGGGGTGTCACTAGAGCCACGGTGTACATGCAGCCGCCCATCAACGGGCAAGCGCACATCAAGGAGGTGGTGCGGAAGATGATCTTCCAGGCGCAGAAG GTGATCGGTGTGGTCATGGACATGTTCACCGACGTGGACATCTTCAAGGACCTACTGGAGGCAGGCTTCAGGCGCAAGGTGGCCATCTACATCATCGTGGACGAGACCAATGTGAAGTACTTCCTTCAGATGTGCGAGCGGGCGCAAATGCATGCTGGGCACCTCAAG CATCTCCGCGTTCGAAGCACTGGGGGAACCGAGTTCTTCACCCGATCGGCCACCAAGTTCAAAGGTGCCTTGGCCCAGAAGTTCATGTTCGTGGATGGGGACCGAGCCATGTGTGGATCCTACAG CTTTACCTGGTCGGCAGCAAGGACAGACAGGAACGTCATCACGGTGCTCTCTGGCCAAGTGGTGGAGGCATTCGACAAGCAGTTCCAGGAGCTGTACCTCCTGTCCCGGGGGCTCAGCCTGAAATCCATCCCCATGGGAGAGGAGCCCGAGCCTGAGCCGGTGGCACTACCTTCTGCTTCACCTGTGACTCCTGCCAATGCCGTGGTGAAGAAGCTGATTAACCCCAAATATGCCTTGGTGAAGGCCAAGAGTGCAGATCAGATCACCAAGTCGTCCTCCGAGAAGCAGGTGACCGACAGCCAAAACGAGGTGGCCGACGGCAAAAGCAAGGCCCTTCCTGGGGCTCGGACAGCTGCCGAGCAGCAAAGTGACGTGATGGAGCTGGCTCCGCCCATCCACCCCGGCCTCCTGAACCTGGAGAAAGCCAACATGTTCGACTACCTGCCCACCTGGGTCGAGCCCGACCCGGAGCCAGGCAGTGAAGTCCTGGGCTACATCAACATCTTTGACCCCAAGATCAAGAACGTGAAGCTGTCCCAGATGAACCGCATCAAGGTGTGTGATGTGGCCCAGGCCAATGCCCAGCACAGGCAGATGATGAAAAGCAAGGAGCTGGAAGGCAACAAGAGCCACGGCCACGAGTCTGCTCCAGCCTCTGCAAGCCCAAGGGAGGTGGCTCCAGTCCCAATGGAGAGAGCCCCCATGCCTAGGACACGTCTGGATGCGAAGGCTACTGAGAAGAAGGCAGGAGGCCCTTTTGCCAACCTGGCTGTGAGCCAGCATCTGAGGCAGCCTGAGACCCACGGCACGGATGCAAGACCCCCTGTCCCAAAGCCAAGGACTGCCCTTGTCAGGAACTTGACCACAAAGCACGATGCGCTCTGCAGCAatagggaagggggcagggggcagccccagcccgcgGGGCCAGAGCAGAGACATGCTGAACACGAGCCATGTGGTAATACCCAAATAGCTCACGCCAAGGCCACCCACCATCcacagtccccacctgctgcctgcatcCAGAACGGGCTGGGAGGGGACGAGGACGACGGTGACGAGTACAGGACATTCAGTGACCACAGCTGCTCCGAGAGCTCGGCTGCGCTCAGCGGCCGCTGCTCCTTTGCCTCGTCCACCTCCGGAGAGTACTTTGAAGTGAGGGACCGCTTTGGACCGCTACGGAGGACCAACTCCGACGTCATCCCCAATGGCATCATCACACACCTGCCCCGGAAACTGAGCGACCCCCACATCAGCCGGGGCACCTTCGTCAGCCCCCTGGGCAGCTTACCATCGGCCAAGAATCTCACCTTAGAAGACGTGTCCGCGAAGTGGAAAAAGGCCGTGGAGGAGATTAGGTGTGTGTTAAGAAGGGGCAGTAGCCCGCATCCGATACTGGATGGCCATGGCCCCTATGCTAGCAATGCCGTGCAG GGACCACACCTCTTCCCCTACAGATCCAGAAACCCTGCGTGCACAGGACAGGGGAAGGAGAGCATCCCCTCGACGAGACAGGAGAAAACTCCAGGAGCCAGCAAAGGACCTGAGTTTGAAAagaccactgcagccccaggcaaCCGGCTGTACTGGCAAAGCAAACGCTTCAGCTCCAGCAACAACCTCCTCTCACAAAGCCACCCCAGAGGCACCAGCAAAACCCTGCCCTTGCTCCCAGGATGCCAGAGGACGGAGGATGAAGTGAGGACTCCTCTTGGCATCCCCTTATCCAAACTGTCGCAGACCAAGCACCTCaagaacagggcagggggaggcccgTGGGCTGCCACTGACCCCAAGCGGAAGCCCCAAGAGACTAGGACCCACAAGGACAAGTAG
- the FAM83G gene encoding protein FAM83G isoform X2 — protein sequence MAFSQVQCLDDSHVNWRSSESKPEFFYSEEQRLALEALVSRGPEAFYEVLKKENIRDFLSELELKRITETLEIYDPGSEYTSRRGSTPGDSEGDPNSQAAEQDMAPSLEYWPQRSDRSIPQLDLGWPESAAYRGVTRATVYMQPPINGQAHIKEVVRKMIFQAQKVIGVVMDMFTDVDIFKDLLEAGFRRKVAIYIIVDETNVKYFLQMCERAQMHAGHLKHLRVRSTGGTEFFTRSATKFKGALAQKFMFVDGDRAMCGSYSFTWSAARTDRNVITVLSGQVVEAFDKQFQELYLLSRGLSLKSIPMGEEPEPEPVALPSASPVTPANAVVKKLINPKYALVKAKSADQITKSSSEKQVTDSQNEVADGKSKALPGARTAAEQQSDVMELAPPIHPGLLNLEKANMFDYLPTWVEPDPEPGSEVLGYINIFDPKIKNVKLSQMNRIKVCDVAQANAQHRQMMKSKELEGNKSHGHESAPASASPREVAPVPMERAPMPRTRLDAKATEKKAGGPFANLAVSQHLRQPETHGTDARPPVPKPRTALVRNLTTKHDALCSNREGGRGQPQPAGPEQRHAEHEPCGNTQIAHAKATHHPQSPPAACIQNGLGGDEDDGDEYRTFSDHSCSESSAALSGRCSFASSTSGEYFEVRDRFGPLRRTNSDVIPNGIITHLPRKLSDPHISRGTFVSPLGSLPSAKNLTLEDVSAKWKKAVEEIRDHTSSPTDPETLRAQDRGRRASPRRDRRKLQEPAKDLSLKRPLQPQATGCTGKANASAPATTSSHKATPEAPAKPCPCSQDARGRRMK from the exons ATGGCtttctcccaggtgcagtgtctggATGACAGCCACGTCAACTGGAGGTCCAGCGAGTCCAAGCCTGAGTTCTTCTACAGCGAGGAGCAGAGGCTGGCCCTGGAAGCGCTGGTCTCCCGGGGGCCAGAGGCTTTCTATGAGGTCCtcaagaaggagaacatcagggaCTTCCTCTCCGAGCTGGAGCTGAAACGGATCACGGAGACTTTGGAAATCTATGACCCGGGCTCCGAGTACACCTCACGGCGCGGCAGCACCCCGGGGGACAGCGAAGGTGACCCCAACAGCCAGGCGGCCGAGCAGGACATGGCGCCGTCCTTGGAGTACTGGCCGCAGAGGTCCGACCGCTCCATCCCACAGCTGGACTTAGGCTGGCCTGAGAGCGCCGCTTACCGGGGTGTCACTAGAGCCACGGTGTACATGCAGCCGCCCATCAACGGGCAAGCGCACATCAAGGAGGTGGTGCGGAAGATGATCTTCCAGGCGCAGAAG GTGATCGGTGTGGTCATGGACATGTTCACCGACGTGGACATCTTCAAGGACCTACTGGAGGCAGGCTTCAGGCGCAAGGTGGCCATCTACATCATCGTGGACGAGACCAATGTGAAGTACTTCCTTCAGATGTGCGAGCGGGCGCAAATGCATGCTGGGCACCTCAAG CATCTCCGCGTTCGAAGCACTGGGGGAACCGAGTTCTTCACCCGATCGGCCACCAAGTTCAAAGGTGCCTTGGCCCAGAAGTTCATGTTCGTGGATGGGGACCGAGCCATGTGTGGATCCTACAG CTTTACCTGGTCGGCAGCAAGGACAGACAGGAACGTCATCACGGTGCTCTCTGGCCAAGTGGTGGAGGCATTCGACAAGCAGTTCCAGGAGCTGTACCTCCTGTCCCGGGGGCTCAGCCTGAAATCCATCCCCATGGGAGAGGAGCCCGAGCCTGAGCCGGTGGCACTACCTTCTGCTTCACCTGTGACTCCTGCCAATGCCGTGGTGAAGAAGCTGATTAACCCCAAATATGCCTTGGTGAAGGCCAAGAGTGCAGATCAGATCACCAAGTCGTCCTCCGAGAAGCAGGTGACCGACAGCCAAAACGAGGTGGCCGACGGCAAAAGCAAGGCCCTTCCTGGGGCTCGGACAGCTGCCGAGCAGCAAAGTGACGTGATGGAGCTGGCTCCGCCCATCCACCCCGGCCTCCTGAACCTGGAGAAAGCCAACATGTTCGACTACCTGCCCACCTGGGTCGAGCCCGACCCGGAGCCAGGCAGTGAAGTCCTGGGCTACATCAACATCTTTGACCCCAAGATCAAGAACGTGAAGCTGTCCCAGATGAACCGCATCAAGGTGTGTGATGTGGCCCAGGCCAATGCCCAGCACAGGCAGATGATGAAAAGCAAGGAGCTGGAAGGCAACAAGAGCCACGGCCACGAGTCTGCTCCAGCCTCTGCAAGCCCAAGGGAGGTGGCTCCAGTCCCAATGGAGAGAGCCCCCATGCCTAGGACACGTCTGGATGCGAAGGCTACTGAGAAGAAGGCAGGAGGCCCTTTTGCCAACCTGGCTGTGAGCCAGCATCTGAGGCAGCCTGAGACCCACGGCACGGATGCAAGACCCCCTGTCCCAAAGCCAAGGACTGCCCTTGTCAGGAACTTGACCACAAAGCACGATGCGCTCTGCAGCAatagggaagggggcagggggcagccccagcccgcgGGGCCAGAGCAGAGACATGCTGAACACGAGCCATGTGGTAATACCCAAATAGCTCACGCCAAGGCCACCCACCATCcacagtccccacctgctgcctgcatcCAGAACGGGCTGGGAGGGGACGAGGACGACGGTGACGAGTACAGGACATTCAGTGACCACAGCTGCTCCGAGAGCTCGGCTGCGCTCAGCGGCCGCTGCTCCTTTGCCTCGTCCACCTCCGGAGAGTACTTTGAAGTGAGGGACCGCTTTGGACCGCTACGGAGGACCAACTCCGACGTCATCCCCAATGGCATCATCACACACCTGCCCCGGAAACTGAGCGACCCCCACATCAGCCGGGGCACCTTCGTCAGCCCCCTGGGCAGCTTACCATCGGCCAAGAATCTCACCTTAGAAGACGTGTCCGCGAAGTGGAAAAAGGCCGTGGAGGAGATTAG GGACCACACCTCTTCCCCTACAGATCCAGAAACCCTGCGTGCACAGGACAGGGGAAGGAGAGCATCCCCTCGACGAGACAGGAGAAAACTCCAGGAGCCAGCAAAGGACCTGAGTTTGAAAagaccactgcagccccaggcaaCCGGCTGTACTGGCAAAGCAAACGCTTCAGCTCCAGCAACAACCTCCTCTCACAAAGCCACCCCAGAGGCACCAGCAAAACCCTGCCCTTGCTCCCAGGATGCCAGAGGACGGAGGATGAAGTGA
- the FAM83G gene encoding protein FAM83G isoform X3, whose product MAFSQVQCLDDSHVNWRSSESKPEFFYSEEQRLALEALVSRGPEAFYEVLKKENIRDFLSELELKRITETLEIYDPGSEYTSRRGSTPGDSEGDPNSQAAEQDMAPSLEYWPQRSDRSIPQLDLGWPESAAYRGVTRATVYMQPPINGQAHIKEVVRKMIFQAQKVIGVVMDMFTDVDIFKDLLEAGFRRKVAIYIIVDETNVKYFLQMCERAQMHAGHLKHLRVRSTGGTEFFTRSATKFKGALAQKFMFVDGDRAMCGSYSFTWSAARTDRNVITVLSGQVVEAFDKQFQELYLLSRGLSLKSIPMGEEPEPEPVALPSASPVTPANAVVKKLINPKYALVKAKSADQITKSSSEKQVTDSQNEVADGKSKALPGARTAAEQQSDVMELAPPIHPGLLNLEKANMFDYLPTWVEPDPEPGSEVLGYINIFDPKIKNVKLSQMNRIKVCDVAQANAQHRQMMKSKELEGNKSHGHESAPASASPREVAPVPMERAPMPRTRLDAKATEKKAGGPFANLAVSQHLRQPETHGTDARPPVPKPRTALVRNLTTKHDALCSNREGGRGQPQPAGPEQRHAEHEPCGNTQIAHAKATHHPQSPPAACIQNGLGGDEDDGDEYRTFSDHSCSESSAALSGRCSFASSTSGEYFEVRDRFGPLRRTNSDVIPNGIITHLPRKLSDPHISRGTFVSPLGSLPSAKNLTLEDVSAKWKKAVEEIRCVLRRGSSPHPILDGHGPYASNAVQIQKPCVHRTGEGEHPLDETGENSRSQQRT is encoded by the exons ATGGCtttctcccaggtgcagtgtctggATGACAGCCACGTCAACTGGAGGTCCAGCGAGTCCAAGCCTGAGTTCTTCTACAGCGAGGAGCAGAGGCTGGCCCTGGAAGCGCTGGTCTCCCGGGGGCCAGAGGCTTTCTATGAGGTCCtcaagaaggagaacatcagggaCTTCCTCTCCGAGCTGGAGCTGAAACGGATCACGGAGACTTTGGAAATCTATGACCCGGGCTCCGAGTACACCTCACGGCGCGGCAGCACCCCGGGGGACAGCGAAGGTGACCCCAACAGCCAGGCGGCCGAGCAGGACATGGCGCCGTCCTTGGAGTACTGGCCGCAGAGGTCCGACCGCTCCATCCCACAGCTGGACTTAGGCTGGCCTGAGAGCGCCGCTTACCGGGGTGTCACTAGAGCCACGGTGTACATGCAGCCGCCCATCAACGGGCAAGCGCACATCAAGGAGGTGGTGCGGAAGATGATCTTCCAGGCGCAGAAG GTGATCGGTGTGGTCATGGACATGTTCACCGACGTGGACATCTTCAAGGACCTACTGGAGGCAGGCTTCAGGCGCAAGGTGGCCATCTACATCATCGTGGACGAGACCAATGTGAAGTACTTCCTTCAGATGTGCGAGCGGGCGCAAATGCATGCTGGGCACCTCAAG CATCTCCGCGTTCGAAGCACTGGGGGAACCGAGTTCTTCACCCGATCGGCCACCAAGTTCAAAGGTGCCTTGGCCCAGAAGTTCATGTTCGTGGATGGGGACCGAGCCATGTGTGGATCCTACAG CTTTACCTGGTCGGCAGCAAGGACAGACAGGAACGTCATCACGGTGCTCTCTGGCCAAGTGGTGGAGGCATTCGACAAGCAGTTCCAGGAGCTGTACCTCCTGTCCCGGGGGCTCAGCCTGAAATCCATCCCCATGGGAGAGGAGCCCGAGCCTGAGCCGGTGGCACTACCTTCTGCTTCACCTGTGACTCCTGCCAATGCCGTGGTGAAGAAGCTGATTAACCCCAAATATGCCTTGGTGAAGGCCAAGAGTGCAGATCAGATCACCAAGTCGTCCTCCGAGAAGCAGGTGACCGACAGCCAAAACGAGGTGGCCGACGGCAAAAGCAAGGCCCTTCCTGGGGCTCGGACAGCTGCCGAGCAGCAAAGTGACGTGATGGAGCTGGCTCCGCCCATCCACCCCGGCCTCCTGAACCTGGAGAAAGCCAACATGTTCGACTACCTGCCCACCTGGGTCGAGCCCGACCCGGAGCCAGGCAGTGAAGTCCTGGGCTACATCAACATCTTTGACCCCAAGATCAAGAACGTGAAGCTGTCCCAGATGAACCGCATCAAGGTGTGTGATGTGGCCCAGGCCAATGCCCAGCACAGGCAGATGATGAAAAGCAAGGAGCTGGAAGGCAACAAGAGCCACGGCCACGAGTCTGCTCCAGCCTCTGCAAGCCCAAGGGAGGTGGCTCCAGTCCCAATGGAGAGAGCCCCCATGCCTAGGACACGTCTGGATGCGAAGGCTACTGAGAAGAAGGCAGGAGGCCCTTTTGCCAACCTGGCTGTGAGCCAGCATCTGAGGCAGCCTGAGACCCACGGCACGGATGCAAGACCCCCTGTCCCAAAGCCAAGGACTGCCCTTGTCAGGAACTTGACCACAAAGCACGATGCGCTCTGCAGCAatagggaagggggcagggggcagccccagcccgcgGGGCCAGAGCAGAGACATGCTGAACACGAGCCATGTGGTAATACCCAAATAGCTCACGCCAAGGCCACCCACCATCcacagtccccacctgctgcctgcatcCAGAACGGGCTGGGAGGGGACGAGGACGACGGTGACGAGTACAGGACATTCAGTGACCACAGCTGCTCCGAGAGCTCGGCTGCGCTCAGCGGCCGCTGCTCCTTTGCCTCGTCCACCTCCGGAGAGTACTTTGAAGTGAGGGACCGCTTTGGACCGCTACGGAGGACCAACTCCGACGTCATCCCCAATGGCATCATCACACACCTGCCCCGGAAACTGAGCGACCCCCACATCAGCCGGGGCACCTTCGTCAGCCCCCTGGGCAGCTTACCATCGGCCAAGAATCTCACCTTAGAAGACGTGTCCGCGAAGTGGAAAAAGGCCGTGGAGGAGATTAGGTGTGTGTTAAGAAGGGGCAGTAGCCCGCATCCGATACTGGATGGCCATGGCCCCTATGCTAGCAATGCCGTGCAG ATCCAGAAACCCTGCGTGCACAGGACAGGGGAAGGAGAGCATCCCCTCGACGAGACAGGAGAAAACTCCAGGAGCCAGCAAAGGACCTGA